In Corynebacterium nuruki S6-4, the following proteins share a genomic window:
- a CDS encoding hemolysin family protein: MDIALSILGLLAFILLTAGTGVFVAVEFATTSLERSTIDADVAKRGDAASKMVQKAHSHLSFMLSGMQLGITLTTLATGYLAEPILAKYFTPLLELAGLSESASAPVALIISMVIATILSMVFGELVPKNLAIANPLRAARLLTAPVWHFNRIFRGFINLLNKAANAIVRALGIEPADELASARSPQELSALVRHSSGAQGFDTSKVRILDRSLKFGDATAEDVMTPRSTVDTLETTDTALDLIRQAYESGHSRFPVVRGDLDETVGVVHVKDALTIPASERATTTVESLARPVPTVPESLEGDAVLNQVRRAGTQLVLVADEFGGTAGIVSIEDVVEEIVGEVWDEHDNRDEDREVRKVGRSWELSGLVRVDELTDICGYHVPDGPYETLGGLVMATLGRIPAVGDLVVLPPDERTGTEVFSDGPVVRWRAAVISMDNRRVDKVHLVPVPDAPAGPAGEVVRGE; encoded by the coding sequence ATGGACATCGCCCTCAGCATCCTCGGGCTGCTCGCCTTCATCCTGCTCACCGCGGGAACAGGCGTGTTCGTCGCCGTGGAATTCGCGACGACCAGCCTGGAGCGTTCCACCATCGACGCCGACGTCGCCAAGCGTGGCGACGCCGCGTCGAAGATGGTGCAGAAGGCGCACTCGCACCTCAGCTTCATGCTCTCCGGCATGCAGCTGGGCATCACCCTGACGACCCTGGCGACCGGCTATCTCGCCGAACCGATCCTCGCGAAATACTTCACTCCGCTGCTCGAACTCGCCGGGCTCAGCGAGAGCGCCTCCGCCCCGGTCGCCCTGATCATCAGCATGGTCATCGCCACCATCCTGTCGATGGTCTTCGGTGAACTGGTGCCGAAGAACCTGGCGATCGCCAACCCGCTGCGTGCCGCCCGCCTGCTCACCGCACCGGTGTGGCACTTCAACCGAATCTTCCGGGGCTTCATCAACCTGCTCAACAAGGCAGCCAACGCCATCGTCCGGGCGTTGGGCATCGAACCCGCCGACGAACTGGCGTCCGCCCGCTCCCCGCAGGAACTCAGCGCCCTGGTGCGGCATTCGTCCGGCGCCCAGGGCTTCGACACCTCGAAGGTGCGGATCCTCGACCGGTCACTCAAATTCGGCGACGCCACGGCGGAGGACGTCATGACGCCCCGCTCGACCGTCGACACGCTCGAGACCACCGACACCGCCCTCGACCTCATCCGGCAGGCCTACGAGTCCGGGCACTCCCGGTTCCCCGTCGTCCGCGGCGACCTCGACGAGACCGTCGGTGTGGTCCACGTCAAGGACGCCCTGACCATCCCGGCGTCCGAACGGGCGACCACCACCGTCGAGTCACTGGCACGGCCGGTACCGACCGTGCCGGAGAGCCTGGAGGGCGACGCGGTGCTCAACCAGGTCCGCCGCGCCGGCACCCAGCTCGTCCTCGTCGCCGACGAGTTCGGCGGGACGGCCGGCATCGTCTCGATCGAGGACGTCGTCGAGGAGATCGTCGGCGAGGTCTGGGACGAACACGACAACCGCGACGAGGACCGCGAGGTCCGCAAGGTCGGCCGCAGCTGGGAGCTCTCCGGACTGGTCCGGGTCGACGAGCTCACCGACATCTGCGGCTACCACGTCCCCGACGGCCCCTACGAGACGCTCGGCGGACTGGTGATGGCGACCCTCGGCCGCATCCCCGCCGTCGGCGACCTCGTGGTCCTGCCGCCCGACGAGCGGACCGGTACCGAGGTCTTCTCCGACGGTCCGGTCGTCCGGTGGCGGGCCGCGGTGATCTCGATGGACAACCGGCGGGTGGACAAGGTCCACCTGGTGCCCGTCCCCGACGCCCCCGCCGGCCCGGCCGGGGAGGTGGTCCGCGGTGAATGA